One window of the Candidatus Bathyarchaeota archaeon genome contains the following:
- a CDS encoding tRNA (N(6)-L-threonylcarbamoyladenosine(37)-C(2))-methylthiotransferase → MYILNDGAVMRIYVKGFGCSSSLADAEVLAGCLSRAGHTIVSSLQEAELVLYNTCAVKGPTENRMINLLKRTPKEKKLVVAGCLPLINFERLSKEVCFDGVVGPALGEKVVDVVKHVSMGVHVEDLEDAMLNMPQLDLPRMRFNPRVSIIPVNYGCLGSCSYCCVRFARGRLRSYSIKEILNKVERDVAEGVREFWLTSQDTACYGMDVDTDLAELLKGVCGVKGDFFVRVGMMTLNNLMDIVDELMEAFQNEKVYKFLHLPVQSGDDDVLGRMNRFYSTEDFIMAVGKFRGAFRQSTVATDVIVGFPGETEEAFKNTCKLIEDVRPDIVNVSKFFVRPKTSAVDMEPQVSPLEVKHRSACLASLVRRVAFERNIEWNGWSGRVLVDEVGKQGSVVGRNFAYKPVVIRSRCGHGLLGQFVSVKVVDVFQSYLLGEIV, encoded by the coding sequence TTGTATATTTTGAATGATGGTGCTGTGATGCGGATATACGTGAAAGGCTTTGGTTGTTCCAGTAGCCTTGCAGACGCCGAGGTTCTTGCTGGTTGTCTTTCAAGAGCGGGTCATACAATAGTGAGCAGTCTCCAAGAGGCTGAGCTTGTGCTCTATAATACATGTGCAGTTAAAGGTCCCACTGAGAATCGAATGATAAACTTGCTGAAAAGAACCCCGAAGGAAAAGAAGCTTGTTGTGGCGGGATGTTTGCCGCTCATAAACTTTGAGAGGCTGAGTAAGGAGGTTTGCTTTGACGGGGTTGTTGGACCTGCTTTAGGGGAGAAAGTTGTTGACGTTGTAAAACATGTCTCTATGGGCGTGCACGTCGAAGATTTAGAAGATGCCATGCTGAATATGCCGCAACTAGATCTGCCTCGCATGCGTTTCAATCCTAGAGTAAGCATTATTCCCGTAAACTATGGATGCTTAGGCTCATGCTCATATTGCTGTGTTCGCTTTGCGCGTGGAAGGCTTAGAAGTTATAGCATCAAGGAAATACTGAACAAGGTTGAAAGAGATGTTGCAGAAGGCGTTCGCGAGTTTTGGTTGACGTCCCAAGATACGGCGTGTTACGGAATGGACGTTGACACTGATCTGGCCGAGCTGCTAAAGGGTGTCTGCGGTGTTAAGGGGGACTTTTTTGTCCGTGTTGGAATGATGACGCTTAATAATCTCATGGACATCGTTGATGAGTTGATGGAAGCATTTCAAAATGAGAAAGTGTATAAGTTTTTGCATTTGCCGGTGCAAAGTGGTGATGACGATGTTTTGGGGCGAATGAACCGTTTTTATTCAACTGAAGACTTCATTATGGCAGTTGGGAAGTTCAGAGGGGCGTTTCGGCAGTCAACTGTTGCTACTGATGTTATTGTTGGCTTTCCGGGAGAGACTGAAGAAGCGTTTAAGAATACTTGTAAGTTGATTGAAGATGTCAGACCGGACATAGTAAATGTTTCTAAGTTTTTTGTAAGGCCTAAGACTTCTGCGGTAGATATGGAGCCGCAGGTTTCGCCTTTAGAAGTGAAGCATAGGAGTGCGTGTTTGGCAAGCTTAGTTCGCCGTGTTGCTTTCGAGCGAAACATTGAGTGGAATGGTTGGAGTGGGAGGGTGTTGGTTGATGAGGTGGGAAAGCAGGGGTCGGTTGTTGGGCGGAATTTTGCGTATAAACCTGTTGTGATTAGGAGCAGGTGTGGGCATGGTTTATTGGGGCAGTTCGTCTCTGTGAAGGTGGTAGATGTCTTTCAGTCGTATTTGCTTGGTGAAATTGTGTAG
- a CDS encoding DNA-binding protein — protein MEVIIDILTESLDGANKTRIMYRANLNFLRFNCYLSEMLENGLLRKENNGVGGVVVYKVTESGKALLRTLRKAQRFMPI, from the coding sequence ATGGAGGTTATAATTGATATCCTAACGGAATCTCTGGACGGAGCGAATAAGACTAGGATTATGTATCGTGCTAACTTGAATTTTCTACGTTTCAACTGTTATCTTTCTGAGATGCTTGAGAACGGCTTGCTACGAAAGGAGAATAATGGTGTTGGGGGAGTTGTGGTGTATAAAGTGACTGAAAGTGGTAAGGCTTTGCTGAGGACGTTGCGTAAGGCTCAGCGGTTTATGCCGATTTGA
- a CDS encoding type II toxin-antitoxin system ParD family antitoxin yields the protein MKLITLHLPEPYIKALDSLVNEQYYPNRAEAIRIAIRDMLSVEVWGRKQNGWQKTN from the coding sequence ATGAAACTCATTACGTTACATCTCCCCGAACCCTACATTAAAGCACTAGACAGCCTTGTAAACGAACAATACTATCCAAACCGCGCAGAAGCCATCCGCATAGCTATACGAGACATGTTATCCGTAGAGGTTTGGGGGAGGAAACAAAATGGCTGGCAAAAAACCAACTAA
- a CDS encoding CehA/McbA family metallohydrolase — translation MPLRIDMHVHTKYSCDAFITPEELVICSKRRRLDGVAITDHDTVGGLREFSKIRSLLIIPGIEVTTKQGHVLAININTAVKAGLSFAETIDEIHDADGLAIVAHPTAFFKGIEEEQLNRNFDAMEVINSSAVPFSFSVRKNREMANKLNLPQTGGSDAHYAPEVGMGYTLVDAEAGINEIVKAIKNGAVTPFGRSIPWSMRLRREFASIRRILSGRF, via the coding sequence TTGCCTTTAAGAATTGACATGCACGTTCACACAAAATATTCTTGTGACGCTTTTATTACGCCTGAAGAGTTGGTCATCTGCTCGAAAAGGCGGCGTCTAGACGGAGTTGCCATAACAGACCATGACACTGTCGGGGGATTACGGGAGTTCAGCAAAATTCGAAGTCTACTAATTATTCCTGGAATTGAGGTTACAACGAAGCAAGGCCATGTTTTAGCAATAAACATCAACACTGCTGTTAAGGCTGGTTTATCTTTTGCTGAAACTATCGACGAAATTCATGACGCTGACGGATTGGCAATAGTTGCTCATCCGACCGCGTTCTTTAAGGGAATCGAGGAGGAACAGCTTAATCGGAATTTCGATGCAATGGAAGTCATCAACTCTTCTGCAGTACCATTCTCTTTTTCAGTGCGTAAGAACCGGGAAATGGCGAATAAACTTAATCTTCCTCAAACAGGGGGGAGTGATGCTCATTATGCGCCTGAAGTTGGAATGGGCTATACTCTTGTCGACGCTGAAGCAGGTATTAACGAGATAGTTAAAGCGATAAAAAATGGAGCTGTGACGCCTTTCGGTAGATCGATACCTTGGAGTATGAGGTTAAGAAGGGAATTTGCAAGCATTAGGAGAATTTTATCGGGAAGGTTTTAG
- the ftsZ gene encoding cell division protein FtsZ, whose protein sequence is MAGKKPTNKALQPTWQGTLAPTDSIQPSNQCKIVVIGIGEAGNNTVTQLTRMRIKNMHTIAINTDSLQLNASQADEKILIKEKLTQDAGTSGNPVSGRAAIEESQKQIEKTITNVDIVFITTGLSGGTGMEAAPAVAEIAKKKGATTIGVVAKPFQIEKDRVKSAYYTLTELQQECDTVVVIDNNQLTELAPELPISEAFKITDQVLAKVIKGLVEMISAPSLINFDLANFISIVKHGGVAVIGIGESDAQNRAEEAVRNALRSPLRDVDYTEATGALIEVTGDSQMTIEEANRVGEIVTEMMNNNAQLIWGARVDPELNGKIRVTLVMTGINSPHTVSKFGSIAPQLFNLEPYSEPEKKLPVDLGLYQLEKFES, encoded by the coding sequence ATGGCTGGCAAAAAACCAACTAACAAAGCTCTTCAACCCACATGGCAAGGCACCCTTGCACCAACTGACAGCATACAGCCATCTAACCAATGCAAAATCGTAGTCATCGGAATCGGAGAAGCCGGCAACAACACGGTCACACAGCTAACAAGAATGAGAATAAAAAACATGCATACGATTGCAATCAACACTGACTCACTCCAACTTAACGCGTCACAAGCAGATGAAAAGATACTAATCAAAGAGAAACTGACTCAAGACGCTGGCACAAGCGGAAATCCTGTTTCAGGAAGGGCTGCTATAGAAGAGTCACAGAAACAAATAGAGAAAACCATAACAAACGTGGACATCGTATTTATCACCACAGGTCTAAGCGGCGGAACTGGAATGGAAGCTGCCCCAGCCGTCGCAGAAATCGCCAAGAAAAAAGGCGCCACCACAATAGGAGTAGTTGCGAAACCTTTTCAAATCGAAAAAGATCGAGTGAAATCAGCTTATTATACGCTCACTGAACTCCAACAGGAATGTGATACAGTTGTAGTAATTGACAACAACCAACTTACAGAACTCGCACCTGAACTTCCAATCAGCGAAGCTTTCAAAATCACTGACCAAGTGTTAGCCAAAGTGATAAAAGGCCTAGTAGAGATGATTTCAGCGCCCAGCCTCATCAATTTTGACCTCGCCAACTTCATAAGCATTGTAAAACACGGTGGAGTCGCAGTGATAGGAATAGGCGAATCTGACGCGCAGAATCGCGCCGAAGAAGCGGTACGTAACGCGCTAAGAAGCCCATTGCGGGATGTTGACTACACTGAAGCTACAGGCGCACTCATCGAGGTCACCGGCGATAGTCAAATGACAATTGAAGAAGCTAATCGTGTAGGAGAGATTGTAACAGAAATGATGAATAACAACGCCCAATTGATTTGGGGTGCCAGAGTAGACCCCGAGCTGAACGGGAAGATTAGAGTCACTCTGGTGATGACTGGCATTAACTCACCGCATACAGTGTCAAAGTTTGGTTCAATTGCCCCTCAGCTTTTCAACCTAGAACCTTATTCAGAACCTGAGAAAAAACTGCCAGTAGATCTTGGTCTATACCAGCTAGAAAAATTCGAATCCTAA